A region of the Myxococcus stipitatus DSM 14675 genome:
CCGGGGCGCAAGGGCGCGAAGGCGGAGAGCCTGGTGGGGTTGGAGCCTGTCGCCGCCACCGCCGCGAACGGCAACGAGGAGAACGCGCCGCGCCGCCGGGGCCGTCCGCCGAAGGTGCGCCCCGCGCCGGGTGCGACGCTGTTCCCGGAGGGCGTGTCGCCGGAGTCACTGGCCGTCGCGCACGAGGGCAACGGCGTGCTGCCCACCGCGTGAGGCTCCGGACAAGCCGAGGCCCGGACGCGAGACCTTCCCGGAGCCCCCCTCCGGAAGTGTCCCACGGCCGGGCCGCGGTGCCGGCGTGTTCCGAGGGCAGCCCCGAAACACGCCGGGTTCATCGGATGTGAAGGTGAAGCGCCCGCGTCAGTTCTGCGGGAAGGCCGTCCAGCCGGCCAGCCAGTTGGTGGTGCCCACCGCGCCCACGAAGCGCGCCGAGGCGTCGAAGCCCGCGGGCGGCGTGGCCGCGTTGTCGGGGTTCAGCGCGGGCGAGCCGGCCTTCGGCGCGAAGTTGGGCGAGGCCAGGTTCAGCGCGTCGGTGAGCTGCGGGTCCTGCGTCTTCACGGCGTTGGTGGCGACGAGAATCTTCTCCGCCTCGTTGAACTTGCTGACGTCCGGGTCCACCGTCACGCCGTTCTCCACGCGGGGGTTGGGCGCGAAGGGGATGGAGTTGGTGAGGTTGGCGTTGTCCCAGAAGAAGGTGTTGCGGATGCTCAGGCGGGAGTCGCCCACCTCGTTGAAGAGCGCCGCGGAGGCGAGGCCGTCCACGTCCACCGCCTGGTCCTTGAAGTAGGCGACGATGACGTTGCGCAGCTTGCCGCCGGCGCCGGTGTTGAACACCAGGCCCTCCTGTGACGGGTTGCCGCCCGGGTCCGCGTTGGAGCCGATGAACGTCGCGTTCCAGATTTCGGGGATGCTGATGGGCTCCTGCGTGGCCGTCGTCTTGTTGCTGGAGGCCTCGATGGCGCGGTCGCCCACGGCGGCGCTCTGCTGGACGACGAGGAACTGCACCTTGCCGCTGTAGCCCTGGTCGTAGTCCAGCGCGTCGTCGTCCGCCTGGGTGATGACGATGTGCTTCAGGGGCGCGGTGCCGCCGAACATCTCGATGCCGTCATCCAGGCCCTTGTGGACCTGGAGGTAGTCGATGTCCGTCGTGCTGCCGCACGCGCCCGTCGTCAGGCCGTTGAGCTCGTTGTTCGGCGCCAGCTCGAAGCCGGCGAACTCGATGCGCGCGTACTTGAGGGTGCCGCAGTTGTGCGCGTCGTCCTGGCCGCCGTACTTGGTCAGCTCGTTGCCGCTGGTGGAGAAGAAGCCCTCGATGTTGGTCTCTCCGCCGGAGACGTTGATGCGGGCCTTGCCCAGCAGCACCACGCCGCCCCAGTTGCCGGGCTCGCGCTGGCCGGGCTCCTTGGAGGAGGTGAAGACGATGGGCTTCTCCGCGGTGCCCACCGCGTTGATGCGCGCGTTGCGGGTGATGATGAGGGCGCTGCCGCGCTCACCCTTGATGGTGACGCCCGCCTCGATGGTGAGGGTGCCCTTCTCCACGAAGATGTACTTCGTCAGCGTGTACGTGTTGCCGGACTTCCAGGTGGTGTCCTGGGTGATGTTCTCGGTGACGTTCACCTTCTCGCCGTCGGGCTGGACCGGGGGAGGGTTCTCCGTCTTCTTGTCGTCGTCTCCGCAGCCGGCGCCAAGAACCAGGCTGGACAGCGTGAGGATGGATGCAAACAGGCGCTTCATGGCGGGACTTCCTTTCGGGGACAGGCACTACAGGGACAGGCCCAGCGACGCGGAGAACGCGATGCCCGGGCGGTATTGGAGAAGGGTGATGTCGCCCTGCTGGAGGGTGACCTTGGAGTTGAGGATGTTGGAGGCCGTGAGCTTCAGCTGCGTGGCCTTCGTGAGCTGCTGGGTGACGGCCAGGTCCACGCGGTGGAACGGCTGCTCGTAGACGTCCGGCAGGTTGTCGGTGCCCACCTCGCTGATGCGCCGGCCGTACACGTTGTAGAGCAGCGCCACTTCCGTCCCGCTCGGCGCGTGCTCGTAGCCGACGTTGACGTTGATGACGTAGGGGGACTGGCCCTGGAGCGGGCGCTCGGAGTTGGTCTGGAGGCCCTGCACGTTGCCCAGGTCGATTTGCGACTGGATGAGCGTGAGGTTGGCGCCCACGCGCACGGGCTGGAGTGAGGGCGTCAGGCGGCCCAGCGAGGTGCGCGCCTCCAGCTCGATGCCGTAGGTGTCCGCGCCCGCGGTGTTCTCGAAGTTCATGTCGCCGGCGCCCACGGAGTTGATGACGCGCTCGATGGGGTTCTGGAAGCGCTTGTAGAAGGCGCTGGCGGCCAGCACCTCGTTGTCGCCGACGAACCACTCGATGCGCGCGTCGACGTTGTGGATGCGCGTCTGCTTCAGGTCCGGGTTGCCGGAGATGTTCCGGCGGCGCACGAAGTCGTAGAAGGTGAAGGGCGCCAGCTCGCGGAAGGTGGGCCGCGCCAGCGTGTAGCTGTAGCCCGCGCGCACGTTGACGGTGGGGGTGAGCGCGTAGATGGCATTGAAGGTGGGCAGCCAGTCCAGGTAGCTGACCTGGTTGTTGGACTGCTCCACGCCGGTGAACTGGTTGAGCGCGGTGAGCTTCTGCTCGGAGCCCTCCAGGCGCAGGCCGCCGACCAGGCGGAGCGCCTCGGTGGGGGTGACGTCGGCGGTGACGTAGCCGGCGAAGACCCCCAGCGACGCGTCATACGCATCCGAGTCCGGGCGGGTGCTCTCCTGCACGCGCATGCCGTTGCCCAGGTACTCGGGGCTGAAGAGCTGCTCGGGCGGGAGGAAGCGGTCCACGTCCATGTTGGGGACGATGCCGTAGCGGAAGCGGCGGGCGCGGAAGTCGCGGCCGGAGAACTGCGCGAGGCCGCCCAGCTTCAGGCGCACGTCGGTGAAGGGGACGGTGAGGTTGACGCTGCCGCCGCCGGACGTCTCACCCAGCTCGGCGAAGAAGCGCTCGCCGCTGTTGGCCTGGTTGGGGAAGGAGACGGCGCCGGAGGGGTTGCCCAGGTTGTCGCTGTAGAGCGTGTCGCGGGTGTCCGGCTCGTCGCGGTCCACGCGGGAGAGGTTGGCCTGCCAGTCGATCTCCGCGTCGCCCAGGACGCCCACGCGGTGGAAGCCGCGCACCTGGTTGAAGGAGAGCTGGCGGACGATGAACTGGAGGCGGCTGCCCTCGTAGCGGTCGCCGCGCAGCGTGTCGCTGCCGGTGCTGGTGGTGGTGCGGGTGTCGGTGCCTCGGGTGTAGAGGCTGAAGACGGTCAGCTCGTTGTCGCGGTCCAGCTGGTAGCCGATGCTGGCGAGGCCGCTGAGGTTGGCGGTCTCCACGCCGAGCTTCGCCTGGGCGTCGTCGTAGCTGGTGAAGGTGCCGTCCAGGTCGAACGCGGCCTTGTTGTACTGGGTGTTCTGGGTGGACTCCTTGTGGCCGTAGTTGATGGTGGCCAGGTAGCCCAGGCGCTGGTTGTCGAAGCGCAGCGTGTCGCCGAGCGACGCGCTCAGGCCCATGTTGGGGAGCGCCGTCTTGGAGCGCGCCTTCCAGATGTTGGGGAAGGATTCCCACTGACGCTCCTGCTCTGCGAGAGACTCGTTGCCATCGCCGAGCGCATGGCCGGTGGGGATGGCGTCGGGGAGGCGGCGCTGGCTGCCGGGGAAGCCGAGGAACTCCATGGCGCCGCCGCCGCGCTGCGCGTTGCGAGCCTTGCCCGTGGTCTCGGTGTCGCCGCCGAAGGTGATGCGCGGCTTGAACTCGAACTGGGAGGGGTAGGTGTTGGTCTCGATGAGGAGGGTGCCGCCGCCGAAGGAGCCGGGCAGGTCGGCGGTGTAGCTCTTCACCACGTTGAGGTTGGCGAGGAGCGAGGTGGGGAACAGGTCGAGCGGGACGCTGGGCTCATCGGGCTCCGGGCTGGGCAGGAGCGCGCCGTTGAGGAGCGTGGTGCTGTAGCGGCCACCGAGTCCGCGCAGGAGCACGTAGCGGCCGTCGACGACGGTGGCGCTGACGACGCGCTTGACGGCATCGGAGGCGCTGGAGTCGGGGGTGCGGGAGATCTCCTGGGCGCTGATGGCGTCGGAGACGGCGGCGGCCTTCTTGCGCTCCTGGAGGAGGGCGCCTTCGGCGCGGCGGTCGGAGCGGGCCTCGACGACGACCTCCTGCACGGCGCCGACGTCCGCGCCGAGCGCGACATCGAGCTTCGTCGCCTTGCCCTGCGTCACGACGACGCCGGTGATTCGGCGGCCCTGGTACACGTCGTAGAAGACGCGCAGGTCGTATTTGCCGGGCGGGAGCGCGAGGCGGTAGTTGCCGTCCAGGTCGGTGAGCACCTGCTTCTGCTCGCCCGTGACGACCTTCACGGTGGCCTCGATGAGGCCCTCACCGTTGGCCTCGTCGGCGACCTTGCCGTGGATGCCGGTGAAGCCCGCGGGAGGCGCGGAGGACTCGGCCATCAGGGCCTCGTCCTCGGAGGAGGGCGCGGCGTCCGAGGGCTGCGCCACGTCCGTGTCCTGCTGCGCCTGCGCGGCGGCGGGCTGCTGCGCCTGTGCGGCAGCGGCAGCGGGCTGCTGCGCGGGGTCCTGCGCCTGCGCTGCGGCGGGAGCGGGCTGCTGCGCCTGTGCGGCGGCGGGCGGTTGCGCAAGGTCCTGTGCGGGTGCGGTGGGAGCAATCTCAGACACCGGAGGCTGCGCCGCCTCCTGTGCCTGCACGGGCGCGGGAGCAATCCCAGACGCCGTCGGCTGCGTCTGCGTGGGAGCCTGACCGAGGGCCAGCACGGAGACGGTGGCGGAAGCCAGGGGCTTCGAGCCATTCATCCCCGCGAGTGCGGGCCAGGTGAAGAATGTGAGCGCTGCCACGAGGGCGCGCGAAAAGGGTGCGCGAGACAACACGGCTCTCCTTGCCGACGGTCGCGCTGTAAACAACGCGAGCCGCATGGCATTGGAATGGATGACTTGTGACGATTCAGGCGGCGAATCGAAAACTCGAGGTCACGACTCGCCGCCGGGCGGAGCTATCAGTCCGCGAGCTTGTCCGGCAGCACGCCCACGGTGAGGTTTCCTCCCCGGGCGAGGTCCAGCACTTCCATGGCGGCGCCGTAGGGCACGTCGTCGCCCGCGTCGAAGAACACAATCTTGTCCGGGCGCGCGTTGAGCATGCGCTGGAGCCGCGCGACGACCTGGTCTCGCGGAACCTCATCCCGGTTGATGCGCAGCACGCCCGCCCGGTCCACCGTCAGCACCACCGGCGGCAGTGCATCGGGCGGAGGGGGAGGCTGCTCCTCCGGCTTGTCGCTCTTCGCGGGCACCGTCATCCACATCTGCTTGGTGAGCAGCGGGGTGACGACCATGAAGATGATGAGCAGGACGAGCACCACGTCCACCAAGGGCGTGACGTTCATCGACGGACTCGGTCCGCGCT
Encoded here:
- a CDS encoding TonB-dependent receptor, giving the protein MRLALFTARPSARRAVLSRAPFSRALVAALTFFTWPALAGMNGSKPLASATVSVLALGQAPTQTQPTASGIAPAPVQAQEAAQPPVSEIAPTAPAQDLAQPPAAAQAQQPAPAAAQAQDPAQQPAAAAAQAQQPAAAQAQQDTDVAQPSDAAPSSEDEALMAESSAPPAGFTGIHGKVADEANGEGLIEATVKVVTGEQKQVLTDLDGNYRLALPPGKYDLRVFYDVYQGRRITGVVVTQGKATKLDVALGADVGAVQEVVVEARSDRRAEGALLQERKKAAAVSDAISAQEISRTPDSSASDAVKRVVSATVVDGRYVLLRGLGGRYSTTLLNGALLPSPEPDEPSVPLDLFPTSLLANLNVVKSYTADLPGSFGGGTLLIETNTYPSQFEFKPRITFGGDTETTGKARNAQRGGGAMEFLGFPGSQRRLPDAIPTGHALGDGNESLAEQERQWESFPNIWKARSKTALPNMGLSASLGDTLRFDNQRLGYLATINYGHKESTQNTQYNKAAFDLDGTFTSYDDAQAKLGVETANLSGLASIGYQLDRDNELTVFSLYTRGTDTRTTTSTGSDTLRGDRYEGSRLQFIVRQLSFNQVRGFHRVGVLGDAEIDWQANLSRVDRDEPDTRDTLYSDNLGNPSGAVSFPNQANSGERFFAELGETSGGGSVNLTVPFTDVRLKLGGLAQFSGRDFRARRFRYGIVPNMDVDRFLPPEQLFSPEYLGNGMRVQESTRPDSDAYDASLGVFAGYVTADVTPTEALRLVGGLRLEGSEQKLTALNQFTGVEQSNNQVSYLDWLPTFNAIYALTPTVNVRAGYSYTLARPTFRELAPFTFYDFVRRRNISGNPDLKQTRIHNVDARIEWFVGDNEVLAASAFYKRFQNPIERVINSVGAGDMNFENTAGADTYGIELEARTSLGRLTPSLQPVRVGANLTLIQSQIDLGNVQGLQTNSERPLQGQSPYVINVNVGYEHAPSGTEVALLYNVYGRRISEVGTDNLPDVYEQPFHRVDLAVTQQLTKATQLKLTASNILNSKVTLQQGDITLLQYRPGIAFSASLGLSL
- a CDS encoding ExbD/TolR family protein encodes the protein MAFDLGGGKKRGPSPSMNVTPLVDVVLVLLIIFMVVTPLLTKQMWMTVPAKSDKPEEQPPPPPDALPPVVLTVDRAGVLRINRDEVPRDQVVARLQRMLNARPDKIVFFDAGDDVPYGAAMEVLDLARGGNLTVGVLPDKLAD